The DNA sequence CGGCAGCGGGCGGCGTCGCGGCAGGACGCGCACGCCAGGAACGGCAGGTACCCCGACCGCGGCACCTGCACCAGCACCGGGCGGCCGGCGCTCAACGCGGCGCGGGCGGCCTCGAACGCGACGCCGGGGACCCGGGCGGCGCGGGCGGCCGGGTCGCGCACGAGCTGGGTGTCGGTCTCGCCGATCGCGGTGACCCGCGGCATCCGGGCCCGCACGGTGGCGCGGTCGGCCGCGACCGAACTCGCCCAGCGGGTCTCGACGAGCACCTGGGCCTCGGCGGTGCGGGCGAACCCGGCGAGCAGCAGCGCGGCGCCCTCGCGGTGCGCGCGCAGCACCAGCACGTCGCGGACCTGAGGGTAGGGGGCGCGGGGCTCGGACTGGGAGTCGTCGCCGTCGTCCCACACGGCCAGCAGGCCCAGCTCGCCGAGCGGGGCGAACGCCGCGGACCGGGTGCCGACGACGACCCGCACACTCCCCCGCCGCACCGCCAGCCAGCGCCGGTAGCGCTCGGCCGGCCCGAGCTCCGCGGTCAGGGCCACCACGCCGGCCTCGCCGAGCAGTGCGGCGCACGCCGCGTGCAGCCGGGCGACGTCGCGCTGGTCGGGGACGACGAGCAGCGCTGAGCGCCCGGCCGACCGGGTGGCGACGGCGGCCTCGGCCAGCCGGGCCGCCCACTCCTCCCCCGGCAGCGCCTGCCAGACGGCGTGCGCGGCACGTCCGCCCGCCAGCGCGTCGAGGAAGGCGCCGCCGCGCGGGTAGGCCTCCCAGCCCGCCCGGTCCACCGGGGCGGGGTCGGTCGTGTCGCGCTCGCGCGGGGTCTCGGACTCGACGCGGGCGTGCCGGGCCGGCACCGCGAGGCGCAGGACGTCGGCCATCACCCCGGCGTAGCGGTCGGCGACGGCGCGGGCCAGGCCCGCCACCTCGGCGGTGAGCACCGGTTCGGGCGAGACGACCTTGTCGACCCAGGCGAGCCACCCGGCGTGGGCCGTGTCGTCGGAGCGTTCCAGCAGGAAGCCGTCGACCAGCCGGCCGGCGAACCGCACCCGCACCCGCACGCCGGGGACGGCGGCGTCGTCGAGATGGGTCGGGACGCGGTAGTCGAAGGTCCGGTCCAGGTGCGGGAGCGCGACGTCGACCAGCACCCGCGCGACCGGACGGACCGCGGCGGGCTGCCACTCCCCTCGGTTGCGCCCCGGGCGGCGGGTGCGGGTCGCCGGGGCCGGACGCGGAGAGCTCACGCCGAGGGTCTACCACGAGGCACCGACGTCCCCCGGACACGCCCGTGGCCGCCGACCGCACGGTGCGGTCGACGGCCACGGGGCACGTGCTCGGCGGTCAGGCGCCGGCGACCGACTTCAGGGCCTCGGCGCGGGAGGTGTCCTCCCACGGCAGCTCGACGTCGGTACGGCCGAAGTGGCCGTAGGCGGCGGTCGGGCCGTAGATCGGGCGCAGCAGCTTCAGGTCGCGGATGATCGCGGCCGGGCGCAGGTCGAAGACCTCCTCGATGGCGGCCTGGATCCGCGCCGGGTCGACGTTCTCCGTGCCGAAGGTCTCCACGAACAGCCCGACCGGGGCGGCCTTGCCGATCGCGTAGGCGACCTGGACCTCGATCCGCCCGGCGAGCCCGGCGGCGACGGCGTTCTTGGCGACCCACCGCATGGCGTACGCGGCGGAGCGGTCGACCTTCGACGGGTCCTTGCCGGAGAAGGCGCCGCCGCCGTGGCGGGCCATACCGCCGTAGGTGTCGACGATGATCTTCCGGCCGGTGAGGCCCGCGTCACCCATCGGGCCACCGAGCACGAACCGGCCGGTCGGGTTGACCAGCAGCCGCGGCTCCGACGGGGCCCAGCCGAGCGCCTCCACCTCGGGGGTGACGACGTGCTTGAGGATGTCGGGGGCCAGCATGCCGTCGAGGTCGACGTCCGCGGCGTGCTGCGACGACAGGACCACGGTGTCGAGCCGGACCGGCTTGTCGCCGTCGTACTCGATCGTGACCTGGGTCTTCCCGTCCGGGCGCAGGTAGGGCAGCGTCCCGTTCTTGCGGACCTCGGTCAGCCGGCGCGACAGGCGGTGGGCCAGCGCGATCGGCAGCGGCATGAGCTCGGGGGTGTCCTCGCAGGCGTAGCCGAACATCAGGCCCTGGTCGCCGGCGCCCTGCTTGGCGATCTCGTCCTCGGCGGACTCGACGCGCTTCTCGTAGGCGGTGTCGACGCCCTGCGCGATGTCGGGCGACTGCGCGCCGATCGCGACGTTGACGCCGCAGGAGGCACCGTCGAAGCCCTTGGCGGAGGAGTCGTAGCCGATCTCGAGGATCTTGTCCCGGACCAGCTGCGGGATCTCGACGTAGGCGCCCGTGGTGACCTCGCCGGCGACGTGGACCTGGCCGGTGGTCACCAGGGTCTCGACGGCCACCCGGCTGCTCGGGTCCTGCGCGAGCATCGCGTCGAGGATGGTGTCGCTGACCGCGTCACAGATCTTGTCGGGGTGGCCCTCGGTGACCGACTCACTGGTGAACAGGCGACGGCTCGTGGTTGACACGCGCAGATTCTCCATCCCGTTGGCAATGTTCTCCGCACCGGCGCGACGGCGCCGTCGCGCTCGCTCGGACGCACGCCCATGATCGCGGGCGCCCCTCGCCATGCAGGGTAGTGCAGACCGGCCGCCCGGACGGGACCACCTGCGACGAACTCACACACGGAGCGTGACGCGCCGTGGTAATGATGCTACTCAGTGTCGCCGGATGGGGTGATTGACCCTGCGCGCACGAATCGAACGGGGGTCGGCTCGTTGGGCCGGACAACACCTCGCACGCCCCGCGGGGTCGCCCACGAACGGATCCGCACGGTGGCCTCCCCGGCCCCGGCGGCACGGAGGTTGTTCCACGATGAAGCCGAACTCGCGACGCGTCGCTGCCGTCCTCGGCGCCCTGGCCGTGGCCGGCGTCACCACCATCGGGATCGTTGCCGGCACCGCGTCGGCCGCCGGTACCGGCACCTGCACCCAGAGCGTCAACGTCCGCTCCGAGCCCGAGACCGACGCCCCGATCGTCGGTGTGTGCGAGCGCGGGGAGACCACCTCGACCGGGGACACCCAGGACGGGTTCGTCGAGCTCCCCGAGTACGGCGGCTGGGCGATGTCCCGGTACGTCTCGACCTCCGGCACCGAGCGCTCCGGGTCCTCGGAGGACTCGCTGACCCCGAGCAGCAGCGAGCGGTCGACCCCGTCGACCTCGTCGCCGTCGACCACGAGCCCGCGGTCGACCTCCTCGGCGACGCCGTCCACCTCCACGCCGCGGTCGACCTCGTCGGCCACGCCGTCGTCGGACGAGGGGTCGGGCGAGGGCTCCGACTCCTCCTCCGGCGAGGCGACGCCCACCCGCAGCTCGTTCTTCGACGAGGACTGAGCCGGGGCGCACGACGACGTGCCCGCACCGGAAGCTCCGGTACGGGCAGGTCGTCGTGTGCGGGGGCTCAGCGCAGGCGCGGGGTGACCGCATCCCAGATGCGGGAGGCGAGCAGCGCCTTGGAGCCGAACGGCAGCTCCTCCTCGCCGCCGTCGCGGGCGAGCAGCCAGCCGGCGTTGTCCGCGGTCTCGAAGGCCTTGCCGTCGCCGACCGCGTTCACCACGAGCAGGTCGCAGCCCTTGCGGGCGAGCTTGGCGCGGCCGTGGTGGAGCACGTCGCCGTCGGCGTCGCCGGTCTCGGCCGCGAACCCGACCACCACCTGACCCGGCCGTGGCGGGTCGGCCACGAGCCCGGCGAGGATGTCGGGGTTCTGGGTCAGCCGCAGCGGCGCCGGCTCGGCGTCACCGCGCTTGATCTTGTCGACAGCCGTGTCGACCGGCCGGAAGTCCGCGACGGCGGCCGCCATGACCACCGCGTCGGCGTCGGCGGCGGCGCCGCGGACGGCGGCCTCCATCGCGACGGCGGTCCCCGCCGCGACCACGTCCACCCCGGCCGGGGCGCCGAGGTCCGCGGTGTGTCCGGCGACGAGCGTCACCCGCGCGCCGCGCTGGGCGGCGACCCGGGCCAGCGCCCAGCCCTGCCGGCCGGAGGAGCGGTTGCCGAGGAACCGGACCGGGTCGAGGTTCTCCCGGGTCCCACCGGCACTGACCACCACGTGGCGGCCCTCCAGGTCGCGCGGCAGCGCGTCCGGGCGCTCCAGCAGCAGCCGGGCCAGATCGACGATCTCGGCCGGGTCGGGCAGCCGGCCCTTGCCGGTGTCCGCGCCGGTCAGCCGGCCCGCTGCGGGTTCGATCACCACGGTGCCACGGGCGCGCAGCAGCGCGACGTTGTCGACCGTCGCGGGGTGCTCCCACATCTCGGTGTGCATCGCGGGCGCCAGCATCACCGGGCAACGGGCGGTCAGCAGCGCGGCGGTGAGCAGGTCGTCGGAGCGGCCGTGTGCCAGGCGGGCCATGAGGTCCGCGGTCGCCGGGGCGACGACGACGAGGTCCGCACCCTTGCCCAGGGCCACGTGCGGCACCTCGTGGACGTCGGAGAACACCCCGGTGGCCACCGGCCGCCCGGACAGAGCCTCGAACGTCGCGGCGCCGACGAACCGCAGCGCGGACTCGGTGGGGATCACCCGCACCGCATGGCCGGACTCGGTCAGACGGCGCAGCACCTCGGCGCTCTTGTAGGCGGCGATGCCGCCGGAGACGCCGAGGAGCACCTCGGGAGGAGCCATCGAGAGGTCTTACTCGCCCTCGGTGTGCTCGAGCATCCCCGCCTGGATCTCGCGCATCGCGATCGACAGCGGCTTCTCGCGCGGGCCCGGCTCGACGAGCGGGCCGACGTACTCGAGCAGTCCCTCACCGAGCTGGGAGTAGTAGTCGTTGATCTGCCGGGCGCGCTTGGCCGCGTAGATGACCAGCGCGTACTTCGAGCTGACCTGGCCGAGCAGGTCGTCGATCGGCGGGTAGGTGATGCCCTCGGGGGCGGTGGAGGTGCCGGTGGGCGTGCTCACGTGGTGGACTCCTGAAGAACGAGGGGGACCTGGGGCACTCAGACGGCGCCGCGGTCGACCGCCAATGCTACCAACCGGCCGATCACGGCCTGCAGGTCGTCGTTGACGACCACCTCGTCGAACTCCCCCTGGGCGTCCATCTCCTCGATGGCGGTCCGCAGCCGGCGCTCGCGCTGCTCGGGGGTGTCGGTGTTGCGGTCGGTGAGCCGACGGGTCAGCTCCTCCATCGACGGCGGCGCGACGAAGACGGTGACGGCCTCGGGCACGACCCGTTTGACGGACCGGGCGCCCTGCAGGTCGACCTCGACCAGGACCGGACGGCCCTGGTCGAGGGCCTGCTGGACGGGTACCCGTGGCGTGCCGGAGCGCTGCAGCCCGCCGTGCACCTCGGCCCACTCGAGGAGTTCGCCGCGCTCGATGAGCGCGTCGAACTCCTCGCGGGACGCGAAGTGGTAGTCACGGCCGTCCACCTCACCCGGCCGCGGGGGCCGGGTCGTGGCGGACACGCTGAACAGCAGCTCCGGCAGCGCCTCGCGCAGTCCCGCGACCACGCTGCTCTTGCCCACCCCGGACGGCCCGGCCAGCACGAGCAGCCGTCCGCGGGCGGGGCCGGTCCGGCCGGAGGACATGACGGAGGAGGTGTCGGTCACGGGACGCCCGGATCAGCTCGGGTAGCGCTCGAGCAGCGCCTTGCGCTGACGGTCGCCCAGGCCACGCAGGCGGCGGCTGGTCGCGATCTCCAGCTCCTCCATGATCTGCTGGGCACGGACCTTGCCGACGTTCGGCAGCGCCTCGAGCAGCGCCGAGACCTTCATCTTGCCGAGCACCTCGTCGGTCTCGGCCTTCTTCAGCACCTCCTCGAGGGTGGTGCCGCCGCGCTTGAGGCGGTCCTTCAGCTCGGCCCGGGCCCGGCGCGCGGCCGCAGCCTTCTCCAGCGCGGCGGCGCGCTGTTCCTCGGTCAGCTGGGGAAGGGCCACGGTTGGTTCCTCCGTACTTTCCTGTGTCGTTCTCGTCGTTCTCGCCGCCGTGATCCCGGCTCGCGCCGGGGTGTCGCGTCAGCGATCGGGCGGCGGGTCGCACCTACCCGTCCGGGGGACGTCCCGGCTGGTGCGATCGAACGTACCCACGACCTCCACGGAAGCGTCAATGGGGGTCCCACCTCCGGTTTCGGCCGTACGGAGGTGATCAACGGCACGCCGGCGGTCCCGCCACACCACTGCCACCCGGCTCCGCCGGACGGCGGGTCGGCGCAGTGGGCGTGCCGGGGTGCACCCCACCGACACGGTCGGGCGCGCCCGATCGACGTCCCGGTGCGCCGGGGGGCTCCCGACCGGCACGACGGACCGCCGGCCGCCCTCCCGGCGCGTCCGGCGTCGCCGACAGCCACGGTCGCCGTCGGTGTGCGGGGGACCGGTGCCGGACGTGGCACCGGTCCCCCGCACACCGACGTCGGCCGGTCCGGTTCAGTGCGATCCGGCGGTCGCCGAGGCCAGATCCTCGCTCAGGGCGTGCGCGGCGTCACGCAGCGCGGACGGGTCGGGGCCCGCCCGGAGCACCCCGCGGGCCGACACCGGCAGCACCGGGCCCGTGGTGCCCGCGAACCGCGCCACCACGTCGGCCGGGCTCGCGCCCTGGGCGCCGAGCCCGGGCACCAGCACCGGACCGTTCAGCGCGCTCAGGTCCAGGCCGTGGTCGTGGGTGCCGCCGACGACGACCCCCACCGCCCCGCCGGGCCGTGCGCCGGCGTTGCGCGCGGCGGCATCGTCGACCATCTGCTGGGCGACGGACAGCCCGCCCGGCGTCGTAGCGCACTGCACCGCGGCACCGTCCGGGTTGGACGTCCGGGCCAGCACGAACACCCCGCGCCCGGACTCGTCGGCCGCGGTCAGTGCCGGTTCCAGCGACCCGAACCCCAGGTAGGGCGACAGGGTGAGCGCGTCCGCCCCGAGCGGCGCGCCGACGCGCAGATAGGCGTCGGCGTAGCCGTCCATGGTGGAGCCGATGTCGCCGCGCTTGGCGTCGAGCAGGGTCAGGGTGCCCGTGCCCGCGTACCCGGCGAGCAGCTGCTCCAGCACCGCGACGCCCGCCGAGCCGTGCCGCTCGAAGAACGCCGACTGCGGCTTCACCACCGACACCGCCCCGGCGAACGCGGTGTGGCAGCGGTCGGCGAACGCGGCGAGGCCGTCGGCGTCGTCGGTGAGGTCCCAGGCCGCCAGCAGGGCCGGGTGCGGGTCGATCCCGACGCACAGCGGCCCGTGGGCGGCGACGGCCTCGCCGAGCCGGGCGGCAACGCTCACGCCTTGGCCTTCAGCGCCGCGTGCGCCTGCTGCAGCGACCGCACACCGAGCCCGCCCGAGGCGAGCGCCTCGATTCCCTGTACCGCGGCCGCGGTCCCCTGCACCGTGGTGATGCACGGGACACCGCGGGACACCGCGGCGGCGCGGATCTCGTAGCCGTCCACCCGCGGGCCGGGGTTCCCGACCGGGGTGTTGACGATCAGGTCGACGTCACCGGCGAGGATAGTGTCGACGATCGTGGGGGTGTCCGGGCCGGATCCCTCGCTGTGCTTGCGCACCACGGTGACGTCGATCCCGTTGCGGCGCAGCATCTCCGCGGTGCCATCGGTGGCCAGGACCTGGAAGCCCATGTCGGCCAGGCGGCGGATCGGGAAGACCATCGCCCGCTTGTCGCGGTCGGCGATGGACACGAACACCGTGCCCGAGGTGGGCAGCGAGCCGTAGGCGGCGGCCTGGGACTTGGCGAAGGCCGGGCCGAAGGCGGAGTCGAAGCCCATGACCTCGCCGGTGGACTTCATCTCCGGGCCGAGCAGCGGGTCGACGCCCTGGCCCGCGGTGTTGCGGAACCGGTTGAACGGCAGCACCGCCTCCTTGACCGCGACCGGGGAGTCGGCGGGCAGCGCTCCGCCGTCGCCGGTGGCCGGGAGCAGGCCCTCGGCGCGCAGCTCGGCGATGGTGGCGCCGAGCATGATCCGGGCGGCGGCCTTGGCCAGCGGCACCGACGTCGCCTTGGACACGAACGGCACCGTCCGCGACGCCCGCGGGTTGGCCTCCAGCACGTAGAGCACGTCGCCGTGCAGGGCGTACTGGACGTTGAGCAGACCGCGCACGCCGACGCCGTGCGCGATGGCGGCGGTGGCCTCGCGGACCTTCGCCAGGACCGAGGAGCCCAGCGTGATCGGCGGCAGCGTGCAGGAGGAGTCACCGGAGTGGACCCCGGCCTCCTCGATGTGCTCCATGACCCCGCCGAGGTAGATCTCCTCGCCGTCGCACAGGGCGTCGACGTCGATCTCGATGGCGTCGTCGAGGAACTTGTCGACCAGCACCGGGCGGTCCGGGGAGATAGTGGTGGCGCGGGCGATGTAGCCGGCCAGGGTCGCCTCGTCGTAGACGATCTCCATGCCGCGTCCACCGAGCACGTAGGACGGCCGCACGAGCACCGGGTAGCCGATCCGCGAGGCGATCCCCCTGGCCTGCTCGAAGGAGGTGGCCATGCCGAACTCCGGGGCGGGCAGGCCGGCCTTGTGCAGGACCTCGCCGAACGCGCCGCGGTCCTCGGCCAGGTCGATCGCGGCCGCGGAGGTCCCGACGACCGGCACCCCGGCGTCGGTGAGGCGCTGGGCGAGCCCCAGCGGGGTCTGCCCGCCGAGCTGCACGATGACCCCGGCGACGGTGCCGGAGGCCTGCTCGGCGTGCACGACCTCCAGGACGTCCTCGAAGGTCAGCGGCTCGAAGTAGAGGCGGTCGGCGGTGTCGTAGTCGGTGGACACCGTCTCCGGGTTGCAGTTGACCATGACGGTCTCGAACCCGGCGGCGCGCAGCGCCATGACCGCGTGCACGCAGGAGTAGTCGAACTCGATGCCCTGCCCGATGCGGTTCGG is a window from the Pseudonocardia sp. HH130629-09 genome containing:
- a CDS encoding primosomal protein N', with translation MSSPRPAPATRTRRPGRNRGEWQPAAVRPVARVLVDVALPHLDRTFDYRVPTHLDDAAVPGVRVRVRFAGRLVDGFLLERSDDTAHAGWLAWVDKVVSPEPVLTAEVAGLARAVADRYAGVMADVLRLAVPARHARVESETPRERDTTDPAPVDRAGWEAYPRGGAFLDALAGGRAAHAVWQALPGEEWAARLAEAAVATRSAGRSALLVVPDQRDVARLHAACAALLGEAGVVALTAELGPAERYRRWLAVRRGSVRVVVGTRSAAFAPLGELGLLAVWDDGDDSQSEPRAPYPQVRDVLVLRAHREGAALLLAGFARTAEAQVLVETRWASSVAADRATVRARMPRVTAIGETDTQLVRDPAARAARVPGVAFEAARAALSAGRPVLVQVPRSGYLPFLACASCRDAARCRHCAGPLGLPRSGAGSEGALPACRWCGRAEPAFRCGHCGSRRLRAGVVGAGRTAEELGRAFPGVTVRTSGGGAEVLDTVPAGPALVVATPGAEPVVEGGGGAGYGAALLLDGWAMLARPDLRVAEETLRRWFAAAAGVVPHTDGGRVVVVAEASLPTVQALVRWDPAGHAEAELAERAEVGFPPAVRMASVEGPPATVAEICDAVLGTGRVDPSPPEGVEVLGPVEIDPPDRPGAGHGAADEVRERALLRVPRRAGRDLARALHDAQALRTARKAPETVRVRLDPDEID
- the rpoZ gene encoding DNA-directed RNA polymerase subunit omega; the protein is MSTPTGTSTAPEGITYPPIDDLLGQVSSKYALVIYAAKRARQINDYYSQLGEGLLEYVGPLVEPGPREKPLSIAMREIQAGMLEHTEGE
- the mihF gene encoding integration host factor, actinobacterial type is translated as MALPQLTEEQRAAALEKAAAARRARAELKDRLKRGGTTLEEVLKKAETDEVLGKMKVSALLEALPNVGKVRAQQIMEELEIATSRRLRGLGDRQRKALLERYPS
- the metK gene encoding methionine adenosyltransferase, yielding MSTTSRRLFTSESVTEGHPDKICDAVSDTILDAMLAQDPSSRVAVETLVTTGQVHVAGEVTTGAYVEIPQLVRDKILEIGYDSSAKGFDGASCGVNVAIGAQSPDIAQGVDTAYEKRVESAEDEIAKQGAGDQGLMFGYACEDTPELMPLPIALAHRLSRRLTEVRKNGTLPYLRPDGKTQVTIEYDGDKPVRLDTVVLSSQHAADVDLDGMLAPDILKHVVTPEVEALGWAPSEPRLLVNPTGRFVLGGPMGDAGLTGRKIIVDTYGGMARHGGGAFSGKDPSKVDRSAAYAMRWVAKNAVAAGLAGRIEVQVAYAIGKAAPVGLFVETFGTENVDPARIQAAIEEVFDLRPAAIIRDLKLLRPIYGPTAAYGHFGRTDVELPWEDTSRAEALKSVAGA
- the pyrF gene encoding orotidine-5'-phosphate decarboxylase gives rise to the protein MSVAARLGEAVAAHGPLCVGIDPHPALLAAWDLTDDADGLAAFADRCHTAFAGAVSVVKPQSAFFERHGSAGVAVLEQLLAGYAGTGTLTLLDAKRGDIGSTMDGYADAYLRVGAPLGADALTLSPYLGFGSLEPALTAADESGRGVFVLARTSNPDGAAVQCATTPGGLSVAQQMVDDAAARNAGARPGGAVGVVVGGTHDHGLDLSALNGPVLVPGLGAQGASPADVVARFAGTTGPVLPVSARGVLRAGPDPSALRDAAHALSEDLASATAGSH
- a CDS encoding SH3 domain-containing protein; the protein is MKPNSRRVAAVLGALAVAGVTTIGIVAGTASAAGTGTCTQSVNVRSEPETDAPIVGVCERGETTSTGDTQDGFVELPEYGGWAMSRYVSTSGTERSGSSEDSLTPSSSERSTPSTSSPSTTSPRSTSSATPSTSTPRSTSSATPSSDEGSGEGSDSSSGEATPTRSSFFDED
- the gmk gene encoding guanylate kinase, whose protein sequence is MSSGRTGPARGRLLVLAGPSGVGKSSVVAGLREALPELLFSVSATTRPPRPGEVDGRDYHFASREEFDALIERGELLEWAEVHGGLQRSGTPRVPVQQALDQGRPVLVEVDLQGARSVKRVVPEAVTVFVAPPSMEELTRRLTDRNTDTPEQRERRLRTAIEEMDAQGEFDEVVVNDDLQAVIGRLVALAVDRGAV
- the coaBC gene encoding bifunctional phosphopantothenoylcysteine decarboxylase/phosphopantothenate--cysteine ligase CoaBC, whose protein sequence is MAPPEVLLGVSGGIAAYKSAEVLRRLTESGHAVRVIPTESALRFVGAATFEALSGRPVATGVFSDVHEVPHVALGKGADLVVVAPATADLMARLAHGRSDDLLTAALLTARCPVMLAPAMHTEMWEHPATVDNVALLRARGTVVIEPAAGRLTGADTGKGRLPDPAEIVDLARLLLERPDALPRDLEGRHVVVSAGGTRENLDPVRFLGNRSSGRQGWALARVAAQRGARVTLVAGHTADLGAPAGVDVVAAGTAVAMEAAVRGAAADADAVVMAAAVADFRPVDTAVDKIKRGDAEPAPLRLTQNPDILAGLVADPPRPGQVVVGFAAETGDADGDVLHHGRAKLARKGCDLLVVNAVGDGKAFETADNAGWLLARDGGEEELPFGSKALLASRIWDAVTPRLR